The proteins below come from a single Elgaria multicarinata webbii isolate HBS135686 ecotype San Diego chromosome 11, rElgMul1.1.pri, whole genome shotgun sequence genomic window:
- the THAP7 gene encoding THAP domain-containing protein 7 isoform X1, which produces MPRHCSATGCCTRDTPETRNRGISFHRLPKDNPRRAMWLENCRRKDMSGQGLWDPASKYVYFCSKHFEKSCFELVGTSGYHRLKEGAVPTIFEVHAKPRRKSKLGNSKLAKRQQKKSCSLCSEEESTSLCMDISCFPAQELPSPGAAPTSGEPRSQPILPEPEPERSATLSDIPLEQSPAATGQEEASPSPALPEPVGNPAHPVSLSLYMLRLPPRAGAYIQNEHSYQVGSALLWKRRAEAALDALGKAQRQLQACRRREQRLRLRICELQRERRPHSADTHRRLKEHLQVFELQLLNELE; this is translated from the exons ATGCCCCGTCACTGCTCTGCCACTGGCTGCTGCACCCGTGATACACCTGAGACGCGCAACCGAGGCATTTCCTTCCATCG GCTTCCAAAGGACAACCCCCGGCGGGCCATGTGGTTGGAGAACTGTCGGCGGAAGGACATGAGTGGCCAAGGCCTCTGGGACCCTGCCTCCAAGTATGTTTACTTTTGCTCCAAGCACTTTGAGAAGAGTTGCTTCGAACTGGTGGGCACCAG TGGTTACCATCGGCTcaaggagggtgctgttcccacCATATTTGAAGTTCACGCCAAACCACGCCGAAAATCAAAGCTAGGCAACTCCAAACTCGCAAAGCGTCaacagaagaagag CTGCAGCCTTTGCTCAGAGGAGGAGTCGACCTCGTTGTGCATGGACATCTCATGCTTCCCTGCGCAAGAGCTACCAAGCCCTGGGGCTGCTCCCACCAGCGGCGAGCCCCGAAGCCAGCCCATCCTTCCTGAGCCCGAGCCAGAGCGCTCGGCCACCCTATCAGACATTCCCCTGGAACAGTCGCCAGCTGCCACGGGCCAGGAAGAAGCATCTCCTTCTCCAGCTCTCCCGGAGCCTGTGGGGAATCCAGCCCATCCCGTTTCCCTCTCCCTGTACATGCTGCGCCTCCCTCCCCGGGCCGGTGCCTACATCCAGAATGAGCACAGCTACCAGGTGGGCAGTGCCTTGCTGTGGAAAAGGCGGGCCGAGGCGGCACTTGATGCTCTGGGGAAAGCGCAGCGACAACTGCAGGCCTGCCGGCGCCGGGAGCAGCGGCTCCGTCTGCGCATCTGCGAGCTGCAGCGGGAACGGCGGCCGCACAGCGCTGACACACATCGGCGGCTCAAAGAGCACCTGCAAGTCTTTGAACTGCAGCTCCTCAATGAACTTGAATAA
- the THAP7 gene encoding THAP domain-containing protein 7 isoform X2 — translation MPRHCSATGCCTRDTPETRNRGISFHRLPKDNPRRAMWLENCRRKDMSGQGLWDPASNGYHRLKEGAVPTIFEVHAKPRRKSKLGNSKLAKRQQKKSCSLCSEEESTSLCMDISCFPAQELPSPGAAPTSGEPRSQPILPEPEPERSATLSDIPLEQSPAATGQEEASPSPALPEPVGNPAHPVSLSLYMLRLPPRAGAYIQNEHSYQVGSALLWKRRAEAALDALGKAQRQLQACRRREQRLRLRICELQRERRPHSADTHRRLKEHLQVFELQLLNELE, via the exons ATGCCCCGTCACTGCTCTGCCACTGGCTGCTGCACCCGTGATACACCTGAGACGCGCAACCGAGGCATTTCCTTCCATCG GCTTCCAAAGGACAACCCCCGGCGGGCCATGTGGTTGGAGAACTGTCGGCGGAAGGACATGAGTGGCCAAGGCCTCTGGGACCCTGCCTCCAA TGGTTACCATCGGCTcaaggagggtgctgttcccacCATATTTGAAGTTCACGCCAAACCACGCCGAAAATCAAAGCTAGGCAACTCCAAACTCGCAAAGCGTCaacagaagaagag CTGCAGCCTTTGCTCAGAGGAGGAGTCGACCTCGTTGTGCATGGACATCTCATGCTTCCCTGCGCAAGAGCTACCAAGCCCTGGGGCTGCTCCCACCAGCGGCGAGCCCCGAAGCCAGCCCATCCTTCCTGAGCCCGAGCCAGAGCGCTCGGCCACCCTATCAGACATTCCCCTGGAACAGTCGCCAGCTGCCACGGGCCAGGAAGAAGCATCTCCTTCTCCAGCTCTCCCGGAGCCTGTGGGGAATCCAGCCCATCCCGTTTCCCTCTCCCTGTACATGCTGCGCCTCCCTCCCCGGGCCGGTGCCTACATCCAGAATGAGCACAGCTACCAGGTGGGCAGTGCCTTGCTGTGGAAAAGGCGGGCCGAGGCGGCACTTGATGCTCTGGGGAAAGCGCAGCGACAACTGCAGGCCTGCCGGCGCCGGGAGCAGCGGCTCCGTCTGCGCATCTGCGAGCTGCAGCGGGAACGGCGGCCGCACAGCGCTGACACACATCGGCGGCTCAAAGAGCACCTGCAAGTCTTTGAACTGCAGCTCCTCAATGAACTTGAATAA